CCCCGGTTCTGCCCGGTCCGGGCCCTTCGCGGTCCCCGCCTCGCGCCGGCCGGCCCAGGCCGAGCCCTTCGCGGCCCCACCCCGGGTCAGGTCCCCGGACGGCCGGACCACCGCGGTTCGACGACGGTCCACTCCGCTTCCCATGTCTCCAGTGTCCGCCGCTCGAGCCGGCGGGCGCGGATGGTGAAGACGCCCAGGGAAGCGGCCGAGAGGGCGCTGAACACCGACACGCCGGCCAGCGCCGTAGCCATGATCACATCCGCCTGCGTACGGGGACTCCTCGTGACCCCGCCGTCGCCGTCGACCCAGATCCGGACGGGACTTCCCGCCGGGGTCCCGAGCGGCACCTCCACGACGCCCTTGTGCCGGGCCTTCCCCGGGCCCCTCCAGGTGGCTTCGGCGCGCGCCGCGTCGGCGAGCCCGGAGCCGCTCTCGCTCGTCCTCGCCGCCGCGCGCGTCACGGTGGTCGCCGTGATCTGCTGTCGCTGCTGCCGGTCGTCCAGCGCACGTCGGTGCTCGGCGTTCCAGGTCCCCCACGCGGCCACGGCGGCGAGTACGAGTGCCGCCACCACGGCGAGTGCGCATTCCGTCACCAGACGGCTGTGTGCGCGGTCGGCGGGGCGGACGAGCGGTCCCGTGTCCCGGCCGGTGGCGCGGAGCAGATGCCGCCACAGACTGTGCCTCGACGTTCCTTGCCGCCGGGGCTCGGAGAGATCATGTGCCATGACGGGCCTCCCTGCTGAACCGCCCGTGGCTCGCGAATCCGGCGTGATGGTCGCGCTGATCCCCACTCTCCGGCCTCCGCCCGGGCGCCGCGTAGGGGCGACCGTCCCCCTCCCCGGGCCGGTCGGCCCTTCCGGGGGCCGTTCGGACTCTGCCGTCGCCGCTTCCGGAGGGGGAGGCTGAGTCCGTGCGGGCATCGCGGTCGCGTCTTTCCATCGTCATGCCTTGCCCGTCGTCGCGCCGCCCCGAGGAGGCCGCCGATGCCGCAGCATGTGACCGCCGGTCTGGACGGATCGGCCGAGAGCGCCGCCGCGGCGGAGTGGGCGGCCCGTGAAGCCCTGCTGCGGGAGGTCTCCTTGCGCCTGGTGCTGGTGGCGGACCCGCCTGATCCACCACGGCGCGGCCCGGACGAGGGGGACGCCGTCGACGATGTGCTGGCCGGCACCGCGCGAGCCCTGCAGGGCAGGCACCCGGGACTGGAGGTCCGCACGCAACGGCTGTCCGGGCGGCCCCCGGCCGTGCTGGCCCGCGAAGCGGCCACGTCCGAGCTCGTGGTGCTCGGTTCCCGCGGTCTGGGGAGCGTCAGGGGCTTTCTCCTCGGGTCCGTCGCGATGGCGACGATCATCGGGACGGACCGGCCGGTCGTCCTCGTACGGCCGGGGCACGAGCCTCGCACGCAGGCG
The genomic region above belongs to Streptomyces marianii and contains:
- a CDS encoding Rv1733c family protein, whose translation is MAHDLSEPRRQGTSRHSLWRHLLRATGRDTGPLVRPADRAHSRLVTECALAVVAALVLAAVAAWGTWNAEHRRALDDRQQRQQITATTVTRAAARTSESGSGLADAARAEATWRGPGKARHKGVVEVPLGTPAGSPVRIWVDGDGGVTRSPRTQADVIMATALAGVSVFSALSAASLGVFTIRARRLERRTLETWEAEWTVVEPRWSGRPGT